TATATCGATGTCATGTTGGTTTTGCTGGTAATTTTTATGGTCACCGCACCCATGATTACCAGTGGTATTGACGTCGATTTACCACAGGCCAACAGTACCTCCTTTGCCTCGAAAGAATCACCAGCTATCGTTTCGCTTAGCAAAGATGGCCAATACTATCTGAACTACAAAACCTATAAAGATGACCAAGCGCTTAGCTTGAGTCAACTACAAGAAATTTTAACAACAGCACAAACGGAAGCAACAGCTAAACAGCAGCAACTCAGTGTCTTGGTGAATGGTGATCAAAGTCGTCCGTATGGGGATGTCGTCGCCTTGATGGCCAGTCTGCAAGAAGCAGGTCTCAGCCAAGTTGGTCTACTGACTGAACCTTTAAAATAAATATGAAGCATTCTCCTCAGCCACACGTGCAGCAAAAAGCCATTGCGATTGGTTTTACCCTAGGGGTACACACCGTTGCGCTGATTGCTTTACTTTATTTAGGTTTAAGTGACCCACCTAAACCACCTGAGCGCATGCAAGCGGTTCTCATCAAACCCGAGGATCTGCCTCACCCTAAACCTGAAGCAGACACAGAAATCAGTGAAACGGTCCATCAGAAAGTAGCAGCCGAAATTCAGCAAACAGCTGAGCCTGTGCCAGCGGCACCTGTTATTCCTAGCACTGCTGCCCCGATTAAAGTTGAAACTTCACCTGCAGAAACCACACTTGCCAAACAAGATGCAGAGAATGCGGCACGACGTGCTCAAGCCGAACAGCGTGCTGAAGCTGAAGCCAAATTAAAAGCAGAATTAGCAGCAAAACAGCGTGCTGAAGCAGCTGCTAATGCTCAGGCTACTGCGGATGCAAAAGCCAAAGCCGCTGCAGAGGCAAAAGCCAAAGCCACTGCAGATGCAAAAGCTAAAGCTGCTGCAGATGCAAAAGCTAAAGCTGCCGCAGATGCAAAAGCTAAAGCCGCTGCAGATGCAAAAGCCAAAGCCGCTGCAGATGCAAAAGCCAAAGCCACTGCAGATGCAAAAGCTAAAGCTGCCGCAGATGCAAAAGCTAAAGCCGCTGCAGATGCAAAAGCCAAAGCCGCTGCAGATGCAAAAGTCAAAGCCGCTGCAGATGCAAAAGCTAAAGCCGCTGCAGATGCAAAAGCCAAAGCCGCTGCAGATGCAAAAGCCAAAGCTGCCGCCGAAGCGCGTGAGCAAGCGGAACAAGAAGCCAAAGCCTCGGCGGCAAAAAAAGCGAGCGAAGATGCAGCTCAAAAGAAAGCCGAAGCCAAAAGAATCGCTTCTACAGCCAAACGTGACTTTACCAATAAAATTCAACGTGCTTGGGATGTCCCCGCCGGTTCAACGGGTAAACAGGCCACGGCACGCGTGACTTTAAGTGACAGCGGGGCTGTACTATCGGTGGTTGTGAGCGCGAGTGATCCAGACATGAAAGCCAGCGTCGAAGCGGCTGTACGTGCAGCAGCGCCTTACCCGATGCCTGCGGATCCCGATGCGCGTCGCGAAGCCCGTAGTTTTAGCTCAACGTTTACAGCACGATAAATTAATGATGCATAATTACAGGGTTTGAATAGATTTAAATCCGGTAATTATGCTAAACAGAAACACGAAGAAAAATCCCGAATTTGAGTGCAAGACAATTATGGAAAACATGCGTAAACCGCTACTTGCTTTAGCCCTAACCGCAACCTTTGGTCCAATTTTGCCAACAGCCGCCTTGGCTCAACTCCATCTTGAGATTGCTAAAGCCCCTGAACAGGCACCAAAAATTGCGATCGTGCCATTTAGCAATGATCAGTCTATTTACCCGATTGTCGAAAGTGATCTCAACCGTTCCGGACGCTTCAGCAGCTCTTCAAAAAATTTACCGCCAACATCCGCTACACTCAATCATTTACAAGCAGCTGACTGGAAAAATGCAGGTATTCCGTATGTGGTCATTGGTGATGTCAAGCCCGATGCCAATGGTAACTACCAAGTCCATTACCAGTTGTTTGATGTGGAAAAACAACAATATCTGCTCAATGAACTGTTAACCGTGCCAAGCTCACGTATTCGTCAAGCCGGTCATATGATCAGTGATGCGATTTATCAGGCCTTAACCGGAATTCCCGGTGATTTTAGCGGTCGTATTGCCTATGTCTTACGAAATCCGGCGACTCCCGATCAACGCTATACCTTACAAATTGCTGATACCGATGGTGAACAGCCACGGACAGTACTGTCCTCACGCGATCCGATCCTGTCACCCACTTGGACACCGGACGGCAAAAAATTGGCCTATGTGTCTTTTGAAACGAAACGTCCGGGAATTTATCTACAAGATTTAGCCACAGGCCAGCGTGAAGCACTGGCACGTTTTAGAGGGCTAAATGGTGCGCCAAGTTTCTCACCAGATGGCCAATCCATGCTATTTACCGCATCCATGCATGGTAATCCTGAAATCTACCAAATGGATTTGAATACCCGCCAGCTCAAACGCATGACGAATGATAACGCAATTGATACAGAAGCACGTTATGCACCGGATGGGCAATCTTTTATCTTTACCTCGGACCGTGGTGGTTCTGCACAGATTTACCGTTACAGTTTTGCCGATGGTTCAGTCAAACGCCTGACATTCCGTGGTGCATTCAATGCACGCGGTAGTTTGAGTGCCGATGGTAAAAAAATTGCGATGGTGCACCGTCCAGCAGACAGCAACTATAAAGTTGCTTTACAGGATATCAATACCGGGATTACCCAAATTTTGACACCTACCAGTCTGGATGAATCTCCAAGTTTTTCACCCAATGGCCAAATGGTCGTGTACGCAACACGCGAAGGGAACCGTGGCTTGCTGTCAATTATGTCAACAGATGGCCGTTTCCGGATGAACTTACCAAGCGAACAAGGTGAAGTGCGCGAACCGGCATGGGCACCCAAATAAAACCACCGACATGCTTTAAAAAACCATTGATGGAGCTTCAAATGAACCTGATTAAACTGTGTACGCTTCCCCTACTCGCAACGGCTTTGGTCATGACTGGCTGTGCAAGCCGCAAACCAGCCACTGAAATCGCAACAGGTAATAATCTCGGTACGGGCACTGCAACGACGGTCAATACCACTGGCCTCAGTGAAGATGCAGCACTCAATGCACAAAATGCTGCAGGTGCTTCTGCCAAAGGAGTGACTGAAGCCAATAAAGCATTCTTGGCCAAACGTGTCGTACATTTTGATTATGATAGCAGTGAGCTTTCTAGCGAAGATTACCAAACCTTACAAGGTCATGCACAATTCCTAGTGGCAAATGCCAACTCGCGTGTTGCTTTAACCGGTCATACCGACGAACGGGGTACACGTGAATACAACATGGCACTCGGTGAACGCCGTGCCAAAGCCGTGCAAAGTTTCTTATTGACCAATGGTGTACAACCGCAACAGCTTGAAGCTGTAAGCTATGGTAAAGAAATGCCAGTCAATCCAGGTCATACCGAAGAAGCATGGAAAGAAAACCGCCGTGTTGAGCTGAACTATGAAGCGGTACCACCATTATTAAAATAAGCATATCGCAAATAAAAAGCCCGGATACATTCCGGGCTTTTTATTTCTCAACTGTTATTGGGCTTCGTGTTTTTCCGCATCGGCCGCATGCATCGATTCAATTAAGTCATGTTTATTGAATTCTTTATATTCCGGCTTATTTTCATAGCCTTTCCATGCATCTTTGACACTTTCTGCGGAAATGTTTTCTAGGCTGATCGGTTCGCTAGGCGTTGGAGTTGCGTCGAACTTTTTCGTTGTCATTTCTGGCTCCTATGTCATTTCGTCCTTTAGACATCAACATAACATGTTCTTCAGGACTTTCAAGGGTAAAATCAGCGCAAATAACATGGTTTAAATTTTATTTTATTGCGTTCTCATCTAAAATACGCCGATTGATTCATTCACCCCCTTTTGCCGATTGGAGTCATCCTGTATGTCATATCGCACCCTATCCCAATATTTACAACAACAAGATGGGAATTTAACGCCTGAACTTTCACAAGTCATTGAAACGATTGCAAACACCTGTAAAACGATCGATCAGGCTTTACAAAAAGGTGCGCTTGCCGGCATTTTGGGAAGTGCTGAACATGAAAACGTGCAAGGTGAAACCCAGAAAAAACTGGATGTCATTTCGAATGATTATCTGATTGAAGCTTTACGCACTCACGCGCATGTCGGTGGTTTGGCCTCTGAAGAACTTGATGAATTCACACCAGCGCAAGAAAATGGTAAATACCTCGTGTTATTTGATCCACTCGATGGTTCAAGCAATATCGACATTAACATGTGTGTCGGCACTATTTTCTCGATTCTGCCAGCAAAAAATGCAGTTACACAGGCAGAAGACTTTATGCAGCCAGGTACTGCTCAAGTCGCGGCAGGTTATGTTCTGTATGGTCCATCGACCATGATGGCCTTGACAGTCGGTGCAGGTGTAGTATTCCTGACTTTAGATCCTGAAACTCAAGAATTCCTGGTCACCTCAGAAAATGTTCAGGTCGCGGAAGATACTAAAGAATTCGCGATTAATGCCTCTAACCAACGTCATTGGGAAGCACCGGTCAAACGCTATATTGATGAGCTGCTTGCAGGCAAAACCTCAGTACGTGGCAAAGACTTTAATATGCGTTGGGTGGCCTGCATGGTCGGTGATATTCACCGTATTCTATGCCGTAGCGGAATTTTCCTTTACCCTTATGATTTTAAAGACCCGAAAAAAGCAGGCCGTTTACGTCTGATGTATGAAGCGAACCCAATGAGCATGCTGATGGAACAAGCAGGCGGTGCTTCAACTACGGGTCGTGTACGGATCATGGAAATTCAACCGACGGAACTACACCAACGTGTACCCGTGATTATCGGCTCTAAAAATGAAGTTGATCTTGTCACCAGCTACCATTAATCATTTTGCTCAGCCGCTGATACAGTTTCATGCTGTAGCAGCGGTGGACGTTTATACTTATGTCAATTATTTTTCTTGAATCAAAAGATAACCCCAAAATTAAACATCTGCGGGGGTTGATTGAACAGAATTCTTACCGCAAAAAACAACAGCAAACCGTACTCGAAGGCACTCATTTATGCCTGGCCTGGTTACAAGAAAACAAGAAGATTAATGCGATTTTCACCACAGAAAATGCTTTAAAACATCCAGACTGGAATGATATTAATGAGCACTATCACGGTCATATTTTTGTGATCAGTGAATCATTGTATAAAGATCTCAGTACTTTAGGTACGACCCTAGCCTGTCTCGCGATTATCGATCTGCCAAAACATAACGACAGCATGCGTTACGATATCGATACTCTCATTTTAGAAAATGTGCAGGATCCTGGTAATGTAGGCACACTTTTACGTTCTGCAGCTGCAGCCAATATCAAACAGGTGGTATGTACCGCAGGTTCCGCTTCCCTCTGGTCACCACGTGTATTACGTGCGGGAATGGGTGCGCATTTTTCTTTGCAGACTTTTGAAAATGTCGCATTAACCGAAATTTTAGAAAAATTCAAAATTCCAGTCTATGTGACCAGTTCGCATCAATCACGTAGTCTCTACCAGCAAGATTTACGACAACCTTGCGTTTGGATCTTGGGTAATGAAGGTCAAGGCGTCAGTGATTATGCACTCGCACATGCCCAGTCAGTGGCCATTCCTCAGCCAGGTGGACAGGAGTCTTTAAACGTCGCAGTGGCAGGTTCAATCTGTTTCTTTGAAATGGTGCGTCAGCGTCTATAAATCTATAAAATCGTTACGTTATTTTACCTGCTCTGTATTGGCACCAAAAAACGATTACACTAGCTAAAATAATCGCTTGAGTTGTCAACCATTCCCTTGTTTTTGACGTTATATAATCAATAAAGTTAAAAATAAGGGTGGGTACTCCATGACAGGATTTTCCATCTCTATGGATCTAGCGCCCAAACAGTCCAAATCAGAATCAATGAGTGCTCAAACGAGTACGGTTGAACAACGCCTGAAGAATTTTATGCAGGATGTCAGTGGGCGTGCGTTGGTCATGATGGAAAGTGCAACGCAAGGCCAACAGGGGATCGCGACTGACCTGGTACAAGAGGCATTTATTGCCCTGCACCAGTCATATGCAGAGAAAACGCTAGAAGAATGGTATCCCCTGTTCTATACCATTTTGCATAACAAGTTACAGGATTGGCGCCGTAAAGAGGCACGCAGAGCCCAACCTTTTGCCTTTTTCAAAAAAATTAACTTAGATGATGATCAGGAAGAAGCGATCGAACTGGTGGATGAAACCAGCTTAAACCCTTCAGATTTTTTATCACAAGCGGTAACCGTAGAGGAAATCCAGCAGGCGATTGCCCAATTACCAGTTCGTCAACAGCAAGCCTTTATGTTACGTGCCTGGGAGGGGTTCGATACCCAAACCACTGCACAGATCATGAATTGTAGTGAAGGCAGCGTCAAAACCCATTATCATCGTGCCATTCAAGGGCTGCGTGCCAGTTTGGTACATTTGAATCCTTATTTGGGAGGATCATCCGATGAAAAATGATGATTTTACAAAACAGGTGACGTCCAAACTCGATGGACTCGCCCGGCAGCATAAAGATAAACCTATCGTCATGAATCATGTGCTTGAGCATATTCAAACGCGGTCAACTTCGCGTTATGGCTGGTGGAAAATGACTGGCTTTGCGCTGGCTGCTGCTTTGGCAGGTTTTATCGTATTGCCGAATGCACTGGAATTAACAGAGAAACCGCAAAATCAAGTAGTGGTTAGCCCTAAACTTTCACCACAAATGGTTGAAGACTTAGAAATGTTAATGGTTTTAGGCGAAGACAAGGTGCCACATGGCAGCTAAAAAATTAGCACTGGCTTTTTGTGCCATCGGGTTTTTACAGACCAGTTTCGCTGGATTTGAACGTTTCTGGATTTTTTCCAAAGATGCCAATACCCAGGTCAATGATACCTGGGAGGAACTTTCTGAGGGTGAGCAAATTGCGCTGATCAAACGCTACCAGCATCTCAAGGAATTGCCGGACCAACAAAGTGTTGCGCTACAGCAACGTATGGAATGGTTTACTCAATTGCCAGAACAGGACAAACAGAAAATGCGTGAAGCCTGGCAACAAATGAGTACACAAGAGCGCAATGAATTACGGCAACGGATGCAACATGCCACACCAGAACAGCGTCAGACGATTCGACAGGAATATATCAATAAATATGTCGGGATTAACACAGCCAACAAATAAATAAGCGATTAGATAGGTCAAAGTGATAAAAAAGCCTCGTAGTGAGGCTTTTTTTATGGCAATCAGTTTAACTGCGATATTCATCAATCAATGCATAAATCTGGCGTAAGGTGGCATTTGACAGTTTAGTCTTTTCCCCTTTTAACAATTTTTCTAGCTGCTCCAGTGTCTGTAATAATAAAGCGGCCTGATGCGGACCATGCAATAATAAATAGTCCACGATCTGCTGATCCAGATGTACCCCACGGCGTGTCAGCACTGAGTTGACCAAAGCCTGGCGATCGGCATAGAGGCTGCCAGTTGGCACCTTCACACTGACCGCTTGCGTTAGGCGTGATTGCAAATCGGGTAATTCTAGCTTCAGCTCTATTGGAGCAACACGTGAAGAAAAGACCAGTTGCCCACCTTCGGCATTTTGATAATTGATGAGATGAAACACTGCACGCTGCCAATGTGGCACACCGCTGATGGCCTCGATATCATCAAGGGCCACCAGATCATATTTTTCCAATGACGTAATGGCCTCAATCGGCGCATCTAGCAAGGCCAGCAACGATACTTTAATCGCCGACTTCCCCACGTCCAAATAAGAATCACAAATCGCGGAAAGCAGATGGCTTTTACCGGTACCCGCCCCCCCATAGATATAGAAACTACGGATCAGTCCAGCGTGTAACTGGCGCACGGCATCAATCACAGGCCCCCAACCTGGCCCCGAAAAATCACTAATTCGGGCATCCAGTTGCGGCTCAATATCTAACTGCAATTGACGCATATCTACTGTAAACCTTAAGGTTGATCTTGATCAATGTTAATCGATTTTTCAGTCGCTTGCTGATCTTTTCTGTCGGAATCTAGCGCCTGAAGATCTGTAGTGACCAGCAAATTCCCTGACTCAGCAGCCTGTTCAACTAAATTAGGCGGCCCATAAAATGCGCTATGCTCATAGCTCTCGCGTACATGCTTTAACAGCACCACAATAACGGCCGCCACAGGAAGTGCGATTAACATTCCAATCAGACCACCTAAATGGGCACCTGCCAAAACAGCAAAGACCACTGCAACCGGGGAAAGGCCAATTTTATCGCCGAGCAAGAACGGCTGTAAAATATAACCTTCTACGGCCTGCCCAATCATAAACACCACCACAACCAGAATCAGCTGCATCCAGTCGATACCAAACTGGAATAAGGTGGCGACAATCGCAGCAATGATACCCACGGCAAATCCTAAGTAAGGGATAATACTGGCCAGTCCTGCAACCATCCCAATAATCAAACCGACTTCTAATCCGATCAGTTGCAAACCTGATGCATAGACAATGCCCAACAAGAACATCACCAGAAACTGTCCTTTCACAAAGGCACCCAGCACACTGTGACATTCCCTCACAATCACCATGGCATTCGGTTCATAGCGACGTGGGATTAGGCGGTGGAAAGAATCCAGCATCCGCTCCCAGTCCAGCAAGAAATAGAAAGAAATAATCGGAATCAGAACCACGGTGCCCCCAATCTGAATAAAATTCAATCCGGATTGCGCCACTTTTAACACCATCGCCTGAATACTGTTCGCACTGTAATTGGTCTGAATATATTCCATAATGACGGTGGACATCTGCTCCGTGTCAATTTCCATCCGCTCCACATTAAAAGTGTGAGACACCCAAGGCAGGAAAGTGGAATTTAGCCAGTGAATCCCAGCGGGAATACTGTCACGCGAATAGATTAATTGTTTCCAGATCAGTGGCACGACATACCAGATCGCCAAAGTAATCAGAATCCCGATGCCAACAAAGACCACACTAATCGCCAACCAACGCGGTAGTCTCCAGGCATGTAAATAATTAACTAGCGGACTAAACAGGTAGGCAATTAAAAAAGCCCCAATAAAAGGTAAAACAACAGGTTTAAGTAAATATAAAATCCAGAGAACGAGTGCGATGCCTGCAAGGATAAAAATACGGCGCAAGGTACGATCGAGCATAGAATCTCGCCTTTTCTCAGTTTAATCGTTATAGAAGAAAATATTTTAGTAAAGATAGCATTTTAGCGCATAAATAACATAAGAGTTTCGTTTATTCAGGTTATAATCTCACGCCATTGCGGAGACTTCATTATGAGCAACTCAACTTCTACCCCTAACTCTGGTTTAAGCTATAAAGACGCTGGTGTCGATATTGAAGCGGGCGACGCACTGGTCGATCGAATCAAATCTGTAGCTAAACGCACAACTCGTCCTGAAGTAATGGGCGGTCTTGGCGGCTTCGGCGCACTTTGCAAAATTCCGAAAGGTTATGAAGAGCCAGTTCTTGTTTCAGGTACCGATGGCGTAGGCACAAAATTACGTCTGGCATTAAACCTGAACCGTCATGACACAATTGGTCAGGATCTAGTGGCAATGTGCGTCAACGATCTTTTGGTCTGTGGTGCTGAACCTTTATTCTTCCTCGACTACTATGCAACAGGCCATCTTAATGTGGATGTGGCAGCAAATGTCGTAACTGGTATTGGTAAAGGTTGTGAGCTAGCAGGTTGTGCATTGGTCGGTGGTGAAACGGCTGAAATGCCAGGCATGTATGAAGGTGAAGATTACGATCTTGCTGGTTTTGCCGTAGGTGTAGTTGAGCAAAGTAAAATTATTGATGGCTCTAAAGTCAAAGCTGGTGATGTCTTGATTGGTATCGCATCAAGCGGTGCACATTCAAATGGTTACTCACTGCTACGTAAAATTCTTGATGTAAAAAATGTCGATTTAACGCAGGAAATCGATGGTCGCCCATTGGCTGATGTCGCAATGGAACCTACCCGAATTTATGTAAAACCAGTGCTTGAGTTGTGCAAACAAGTGGATGTCCATGCCATGGCACACATCACCGGTGGTGGTTTACCAGGCAACTTGCCACGTGTCTTGCCAAATGGTGCACAGGTGGTAATTGACGAAGCTTCTTGGGAATGGCCAGAACTGTTCAAACTACTACAACGTGAAGGTGGTGTTGAACGTTTTGAAATGTACCGCACCTTTAACTGTGGCGTAGGTATGGTCATTGCTGTTGATGCTGCTGATGCGGAAAAAACCATTGAAGTGCTGAATGCACAAGGTGAAAAAGCCTGGAAAATTGGCTACATCCAGGACAATGCTGAATCGGTTGAAGGCGCAGACGAAAAAATCCGCGTAATTTTTGCATGATACGAATTGCTGTACTCGTTTCAGGCAGTGGTTCTAACCTGCAAGCACTCATCGATGCCCAGTTATCTGGGCAAATCGTAGGTGTATTGTCGAACAAACCAGATGCCTACGCGCTTACCCGGGCAAAAAATGCCGGGATCGATACTGCGGTAATTGAACACAAACACTTTCCAACACGTGAAGTCTTTGATCAAGCCATGCATCAGCAACTGCTGGACTGGCAAGTTGACTTTGTGATTCTTGCCGGCTTCATGCGGATTTTAAGCGAGAAGTTTGTGCGTGCGTGGGAAGGTAAAATGCTGAACATCCATCCCTCGCTGTTGCCCTTTTATAAAGGCATGCATACCCATCAGCGTGTGCTGAATAGTGGGGATGTCTTCCATGGCTGTACCGTACACTATGTCACGCCTGAACTGGATGCCGGTCAGGCCATCGCTCAAGGTATCTTAAAAGTCGGGCCACATGATGATGCCAATCATCTGGCACATCGTGTCCATGGGCTGGAACACCTCATTTATCCGCAAGTCGTGGAATGGATCTGTCGTGGCGATTTGCATTATGTGCAAGGCCAAGCCATCTTTAAAGGGCAGCCTTTAACTGACCCTGTGCAGTTCTGCAAATTCTAAAAAATAAAAAAAGCGCCTTCTCGAAAGCGCTTTTTTTTATTTGTCTTACAAGCAACAAATTAATGAGGTTGTCGAATTAATTGTTTGATCAACTGGGCCACTTCAACGGGATGCTCTAATGGAAACATATGCCCACCCGGCGTAATACTAAACGGAATATCCCATTTTTTCTCAACCAACTGGGGAAATTTACGCTGCAGGAAAATGCTCTCCTGCCCCACGACAAGATGGGCAGGAATAGACAGTTTCTTTTGCGGTAACCACCACAAAGAAGGATTGGTCCGGAAAATCTCAACCTCGGCATTTTTGGGAATGGTTAGTGTCACCCCACCACGCGGATCATCCTGTAAAGCATGTTCGATATAAGCATCAAAACATTCCGCATCAAAATCCCGATAAAATCCCTTAGGGCGCAGCAATTCCGCCGCCTGTGCACGACTCTCCCAATGATCACGACGGCGCGAAGACAAACCAGCCGGCGTGATACGATCCAAAAATTTCGCACTGAACATTTTTGACAGATGCAGGGTCAGTCCATCCTTCCCCATAATCAGTGGAGGATCCAGCATAATCACCTGCCGAAACAAATCAGGACGTTGCATGGCTGCCATAAAGGTCAGCGCAGAACCTAAAGAATGTCCCAAGCCAATCACGCGCTGACCTGATGCCTGTGATTCAATGCTTTCGATGACCTGCTGTACCAGATAAGGCCAATGATTGCTGATCGGATACTTAGGATTGGTTCCAATCAGCGGAATCGACACGACCTCATAATCATCAGACAAATGATCAAAAAGCTTTTGGTACACGGCAGAAGGAACACCATTGGCATGTGCAAAATGCATCACCGGCTTATTGGTCATCTCTTCTCACTCCGCAATTATTGTAATTTAGCGTTCTGGCTACTCTGTAATTGCTGACTGACCGACTGACTCAGTCCCTGCCCAATGGAAGTTCCCACTCGTCCAAGCACTGATTCCAGGGGATTACGTTCAATCGTGTAGTTTACGCTATGTTCCAGTTTCAGCTCGCGTTTCAAACTATTCATACTGCCTGAACGGTCCGCAATGCCAAGTTGAACCGCCTGTTCACCTGTCCAGAATAATCCTGAGAAAATCGCTGGATCAGTGCTTTTCAGTTTAGCCCCACGACCTTGTTTGACGGCCTGAATAAAATGGTTATGCACATTATCCAGTACCCCTTGAATATGCTGACGCTGTACCGGATTAATCGGTTTGGTCATGCTCAGGATATCTTTATTTTCACCCGCAGTAAGCGTACGGTCTTCAATTCCCAATTTTTGTGCTAAACCGTTAATACCATAATTCGGCATAATGACCCCAATCGAGCCAACCAAGCTTGAAGGGTTCACCCAAATTTCATCTGCTGCAGAGGCAATATAATACGCGCCTGAGGCTCCCATATCGCCAATCACCGCATATACTTTTTTATTCGGATATTGCTGCT
This portion of the Acinetobacter sp. GSS19 genome encodes:
- a CDS encoding NF038105 family protein; its protein translation is MTTKKFDATPTPSEPISLENISAESVKDAWKGYENKPEYKEFNKHDLIESMHAADAEKHEAQ
- a CDS encoding RNA polymerase sigma factor; this translates as MDLAPKQSKSESMSAQTSTVEQRLKNFMQDVSGRALVMMESATQGQQGIATDLVQEAFIALHQSYAEKTLEEWYPLFYTILHNKLQDWRRKEARRAQPFAFFKKINLDDDQEEAIELVDETSLNPSDFLSQAVTVEEIQQAIAQLPVRQQQAFMLRAWEGFDTQTTAQIMNCSEGSVKTHYHRAIQGLRASLVHLNPYLGGSSDEK
- a CDS encoding class 1 fructose-bisphosphatase, which translates into the protein MSYRTLSQYLQQQDGNLTPELSQVIETIANTCKTIDQALQKGALAGILGSAEHENVQGETQKKLDVISNDYLIEALRTHAHVGGLASEELDEFTPAQENGKYLVLFDPLDGSSNIDINMCVGTIFSILPAKNAVTQAEDFMQPGTAQVAAGYVLYGPSTMMALTVGAGVVFLTLDPETQEFLVTSENVQVAEDTKEFAINASNQRHWEAPVKRYIDELLAGKTSVRGKDFNMRWVACMVGDIHRILCRSGIFLYPYDFKDPKKAGRLRLMYEANPMSMLMEQAGGASTTGRVRIMEIQPTELHQRVPVIIGSKNEVDLVTSYH
- the tolB gene encoding Tol-Pal system beta propeller repeat protein TolB, with translation MENMRKPLLALALTATFGPILPTAALAQLHLEIAKAPEQAPKIAIVPFSNDQSIYPIVESDLNRSGRFSSSSKNLPPTSATLNHLQAADWKNAGIPYVVIGDVKPDANGNYQVHYQLFDVEKQQYLLNELLTVPSSRIRQAGHMISDAIYQALTGIPGDFSGRIAYVLRNPATPDQRYTLQIADTDGEQPRTVLSSRDPILSPTWTPDGKKLAYVSFETKRPGIYLQDLATGQREALARFRGLNGAPSFSPDGQSMLFTASMHGNPEIYQMDLNTRQLKRMTNDNAIDTEARYAPDGQSFIFTSDRGGSAQIYRYSFADGSVKRLTFRGAFNARGSLSADGKKIAMVHRPADSNYKVALQDINTGITQILTPTSLDESPSFSPNGQMVVYATREGNRGLLSIMSTDGRFRMNLPSEQGEVREPAWAPK
- the tolR gene encoding protein TolR encodes the protein MAIQRSGRFERIKKPLKSDMNVVPYIDVMLVLLVIFMVTAPMITSGIDVDLPQANSTSFASKESPAIVSLSKDGQYYLNYKTYKDDQALSLSQLQEILTTAQTEATAKQQQLSVLVNGDQSRPYGDVVALMASLQEAGLSQVGLLTEPLK
- a CDS encoding DUF3106 domain-containing protein: MAAKKLALAFCAIGFLQTSFAGFERFWIFSKDANTQVNDTWEELSEGEQIALIKRYQHLKELPDQQSVALQQRMEWFTQLPEQDKQKMREAWQQMSTQERNELRQRMQHATPEQRQTIRQEYINKYVGINTANK
- the pal gene encoding peptidoglycan-associated lipoprotein Pal codes for the protein MNLIKLCTLPLLATALVMTGCASRKPATEIATGNNLGTGTATTVNTTGLSEDAALNAQNAAGASAKGVTEANKAFLAKRVVHFDYDSSELSSEDYQTLQGHAQFLVANANSRVALTGHTDERGTREYNMALGERRAKAVQSFLLTNGVQPQQLEAVSYGKEMPVNPGHTEEAWKENRRVELNYEAVPPLLK
- a CDS encoding TrmH family RNA methyltransferase, whose protein sequence is MSIIFLESKDNPKIKHLRGLIEQNSYRKKQQQTVLEGTHLCLAWLQENKKINAIFTTENALKHPDWNDINEHYHGHIFVISESLYKDLSTLGTTLACLAIIDLPKHNDSMRYDIDTLILENVQDPGNVGTLLRSAAAANIKQVVCTAGSASLWSPRVLRAGMGAHFSLQTFENVALTEILEKFKIPVYVTSSHQSRSLYQQDLRQPCVWILGNEGQGVSDYALAHAQSVAIPQPGGQESLNVAVAGSICFFEMVRQRL
- the tolA gene encoding cell envelope integrity protein TolA — encoded protein: MKHSPQPHVQQKAIAIGFTLGVHTVALIALLYLGLSDPPKPPERMQAVLIKPEDLPHPKPEADTEISETVHQKVAAEIQQTAEPVPAAPVIPSTAAPIKVETSPAETTLAKQDAENAARRAQAEQRAEAEAKLKAELAAKQRAEAAANAQATADAKAKAAAEAKAKATADAKAKAAADAKAKAAADAKAKAAADAKAKAAADAKAKATADAKAKAAADAKAKAAADAKAKAAADAKVKAAADAKAKAAADAKAKAAADAKAKAAAEAREQAEQEAKASAAKKASEDAAQKKAEAKRIASTAKRDFTNKIQRAWDVPAGSTGKQATARVTLSDSGAVLSVVVSASDPDMKASVEAAVRAAAPYPMPADPDARREARSFSSTFTAR
- the cxpE gene encoding chloramphenicol efflux transporter CxpE; translation: MLDRTLRRIFILAGIALVLWILYLLKPVVLPFIGAFLIAYLFSPLVNYLHAWRLPRWLAISVVFVGIGILITLAIWYVVPLIWKQLIYSRDSIPAGIHWLNSTFLPWVSHTFNVERMEIDTEQMSTVIMEYIQTNYSANSIQAMVLKVAQSGLNFIQIGGTVVLIPIISFYFLLDWERMLDSFHRLIPRRYEPNAMVIVRECHSVLGAFVKGQFLVMFLLGIVYASGLQLIGLEVGLIIGMVAGLASIIPYLGFAVGIIAAIVATLFQFGIDWMQLILVVVVFMIGQAVEGYILQPFLLGDKIGLSPVAVVFAVLAGAHLGGLIGMLIALPVAAVIVVLLKHVRESYEHSAFYGPPNLVEQAAESGNLLVTTDLQALDSDRKDQQATEKSINIDQDQP
- the hda gene encoding DnaA regulatory inactivator Hda, whose product is MRQLQLDIEPQLDARISDFSGPGWGPVIDAVRQLHAGLIRSFYIYGGAGTGKSHLLSAICDSYLDVGKSAIKVSLLALLDAPIEAITSLEKYDLVALDDIEAISGVPHWQRAVFHLINYQNAEGGQLVFSSRVAPIELKLELPDLQSRLTQAVSVKVPTGSLYADRQALVNSVLTRRGVHLDQQIVDYLLLHGPHQAALLLQTLEQLEKLLKGEKTKLSNATLRQIYALIDEYRS